A single window of Granulicella cerasi DNA harbors:
- a CDS encoding HU family DNA-binding protein, with translation MTKADLVDHVVALGDLTRRDGETIVDLLFASITEALKADDKVEVRGFGSFRTRKRNSRTGRNPKTGASVDVPAKRVPFFKPSKDLRDQVNPGGVRSLPLGSTATPSEEV, from the coding sequence ATGACGAAAGCCGATCTTGTCGACCACGTAGTGGCGCTCGGTGACCTTACGCGGCGGGACGGCGAAACCATCGTCGACCTCCTCTTCGCCTCCATCACTGAAGCCCTGAAGGCTGACGACAAGGTAGAGGTACGTGGCTTTGGAAGCTTCCGCACGCGCAAACGCAACTCGCGCACCGGGCGCAACCCGAAGACGGGAGCGTCGGTCGATGTACCGGCAAAGCGTGTGCCCTTCTTCAAGCCGAGCAAAGACCTGCGCGATCAGGTCAACCCCGGCGGCGTGCGTTCCTTGCCGCTCGGCTCTACCGCAACCCCTTCCGAAGAAGTTTAG
- a CDS encoding NHL repeat-containing protein, which yields MNGRLMGGQQPLIGSVIGVYQYGTGGYGSAATLLASTTTDSTGSFSFASGAYTCPQSNTPVYLLSSGGDPGVGQSNPNAVLAAVLGTCTNAKQSYVNINEITTVAAAYALANFFNTSYTTAASNGGVTGDNFGGPSSTSGSVVTYSRGLVLGSNTTAGLIANVATGNPMPSTSTMTTESTKVSLLGNILAACVNSTGQSGTSDATSNCGKLFTATTYSSRPNDTLQAAVAIAKNPTQNVGTLFAIPPTQPAFAAALATQPNDFSLAISFTTSSFGLGVDTNTIATIDTDSSNRVWFPSNASGQVGIGYFDVTSQSFNGPYNGAGLTHPQQIAIDGNGYAWVTDTQSTKVAGINTTAPSTYSVFTLANSTSYAVSIDSNSQVRIGSMVGTAPKLGTIDSAHTAYTVTGSPSGIAASYIPQSIASDNGSNLIFTGYNSSVPRFYDYYVVSGATSTSQKGFANDLAGQSAWTGGDLVGVKAYNNGGASYAVDGLCFIGNGACASMAGNKTYNRPTGISVDGTGTLWLAYNQTASVASVPQNSGTGRAYSNYINSAGQFTSYVLNHNSSYGNTLTNPEGISVDNEGNIWVANSGCLTTSCTPGSFTLTLFPGQAYPTITPVSAQIASGAALAGTAPSY from the coding sequence TTGAATGGCCGTCTCATGGGTGGCCAGCAGCCGCTCATCGGCTCCGTCATCGGCGTCTACCAATACGGTACGGGCGGCTATGGTTCGGCAGCGACGCTGCTTGCATCGACCACCACCGACAGCACCGGCAGCTTCTCCTTTGCCTCGGGCGCGTACACCTGCCCGCAGAGCAACACCCCCGTTTACCTGCTTTCTTCGGGCGGCGACCCTGGCGTTGGCCAGTCGAACCCGAACGCTGTCCTGGCAGCCGTGCTCGGAACCTGCACGAACGCCAAGCAGTCGTACGTAAACATCAATGAAATCACGACCGTCGCTGCAGCCTATGCGCTGGCAAACTTCTTCAACACGTCTTACACGACAGCGGCCAGCAACGGCGGCGTTACCGGTGACAATTTCGGTGGACCGTCCTCTACGAGCGGTAGCGTGGTCACGTACTCGCGCGGCCTCGTGCTTGGCAGCAACACGACGGCAGGGCTGATCGCCAATGTAGCGACCGGCAACCCCATGCCGAGCACCAGCACGATGACGACCGAGAGCACCAAGGTCAGCCTGCTGGGTAACATCCTCGCAGCTTGCGTGAACTCTACCGGCCAGTCCGGCACCTCGGACGCGACCTCGAACTGCGGCAAGCTCTTCACTGCAACCACCTATAGCTCGCGCCCGAACGACACGCTGCAGGCGGCCGTAGCGATCGCAAAGAACCCGACGCAGAATGTCGGCACTTTGTTCGCGATCCCGCCCACACAGCCGGCGTTCGCTGCCGCGCTCGCGACGCAGCCGAACGACTTCAGCCTCGCGATCAGCTTCACGACTTCGTCCTTCGGCCTTGGCGTGGATACCAACACCATCGCCACGATCGATACGGACTCGTCGAACCGCGTATGGTTCCCGTCGAACGCTTCCGGCCAGGTGGGTATCGGCTACTTCGATGTCACCAGCCAGAGCTTCAACGGCCCGTACAACGGCGCAGGCCTGACGCATCCGCAGCAGATTGCTATCGACGGCAACGGCTACGCATGGGTCACTGATACGCAGAGCACCAAGGTGGCTGGCATCAATACCACGGCGCCCTCCACGTACTCGGTGTTTACACTGGCGAACTCGACGAGCTACGCGGTTTCGATTGACTCGAACTCGCAGGTGCGCATCGGCTCCATGGTGGGAACGGCTCCGAAGCTCGGTACGATCGACTCCGCGCACACCGCTTACACCGTCACGGGATCCCCCTCGGGCATCGCCGCCAGCTACATTCCGCAGAGCATTGCGAGTGATAACGGCAGCAACCTGATCTTCACCGGCTACAACAGCTCGGTTCCCCGCTTCTACGACTACTACGTTGTCAGTGGTGCTACCTCCACTTCACAGAAGGGCTTCGCGAACGATCTCGCGGGTCAGTCTGCATGGACTGGTGGTGACCTGGTCGGAGTGAAGGCTTACAACAACGGTGGAGCCTCTTACGCTGTAGACGGCCTCTGCTTCATCGGCAACGGTGCTTGCGCATCGATGGCCGGCAACAAGACCTACAACCGTCCCACCGGCATCTCGGTGGATGGTACGGGCACCTTGTGGCTGGCGTATAACCAGACGGCTTCGGTCGCTTCGGTTCCGCAGAACAGCGGCACCGGACGCGCCTACTCGAACTACATCAACAGCGCCGGTCAGTTCACCAGTTATGTGCTGAACCACAACAGCAGCTACGGCAACACGCTGACGAACCCGGAGGGCATCTCGGTCGATAACGAGGGCAACATCTGGGTCGCCAACTCAGGCTGCCTCACCACGAGCTGCACGCCAGGCTCCTTCACCCTCACGCTGTTCCCGGGCCAGGCTTACCCGACGATCACGCCGGTTTCGGCGCAGATCGCCAGCGGTGCGGCCCTTGCAGGAACTGCCCCCTCGTACTAA